The Lathyrus oleraceus cultivar Zhongwan6 chromosome 5, CAAS_Psat_ZW6_1.0, whole genome shotgun sequence genome includes the window TAGAAgtattaaaataaattataatcCTTAAAGAGCGAGATACAGATAATGGGTTGTAGAAAGCTCAAAAAAATTGATTAGTGTAACTTGTTCTTGTAATATAGATTAATTTATCATATTATTAATTTCTAAATTAGATTGAAAGATTATATGTTTAGTGAGCAGTTGGTGAAATAAACACTACACGTAGGTTATAATAAACTCAAGTGAACATATCACCACGGTAGGAAGCTATAATTGTGGTGAAATATTGTGCGCTAAGTCTTTCACAATGGTTGGAACTTAAAACCATGGTGAGATGTTGAAAAAGCTCCTAAAATATTGGCGTTGAGTATTGAACACATGACCTCTATCTTTTACTACGGTTGGTTTCTACGACTGTGGTGATATGTTATGCGCTAATGTGTTTTTACCATAGTACCAGCACATAGTGGTAAAGAAGGCACACACTTATGGATGTAAATGGATATCCATGGGGGCGAATAATATGATATTCATGTTCACCCCGTTAGATAAATATGATATCCATATCTCTCACATATCCGTGCAGATATCCTTTAAGTTGGTAATCCGCGGGTTTTAAAATTCTCGCAAATATTTACATATATCCATGgataaaaaaaattctaaaattaatttttgaaaaaaatatatttttcagCTTCTTCTAAATATACAAAAAGATATTATCACATAACTTCCATAGAATTCTCTCCTAATTTAATAACAAATTTCATCACATTAATTTCCTTCTTTTTCACCAAAACTTAAAAACACTCAAACATAAATGAAAGATATTGTGACTGTGAGTTATGGTGGAAGAGTGGACGACGAAGGAGTAGGAAGTAAGGCACTAGTTGGACGATGGAATTGTTGAAGTGATGTATGAAGTATAGAAGAAGCTTAAATATGAAATGACCAAATAAGATTTGTATGGAATGTGAAATGTTTTCTTCAAAGAAAATTTCAAAAAAAGAAATACGAGAATACTGATTTTTAGAAGATAAAAAGATAATGtataaaaagaaaataatatttaaatgatttttatgaTTTATTAACAGATACGGATATCCATGGGCACATGTATATTAAACATGCATTTCCATAAAAAAATGGATATTTAAATATCCATTCATTTTATTCGTGAACATTCATTAAGCTACCCTCTCTTTGTCCGTGACAAATTTTATCTGCAGATACCCACGAATACCAGTTTTTTTGTCATCCCTACACATACTACCACACTCTTCGTTACCACAAACCTCCAACCATGGTAATATCCTTCTCCCACTTATGGTAAAATATGCTTTTTGTAGTAGTGTATGTTTCACAGCTGGATGCTCAAAATCAAGTTTGGACTTTGTAATGTAATCATGTGTGAGTTGTAACATAAAGTCCCTCCAATGCTCACCAACATAAGAAATCCATATATTCTTCAACTTATCACTACTTTCTTGAAACTCAAAAATTGACTACACTTACATTAACAAGTAGATATCAGTGTTTAACAAAAAAAACATACTATCAAATTATGTAAATTAATATTAATACCTTAATATTTGTTCATATACTTCCTTTCAAATCATTTAGTACCTAGCATCAATATTCTATCAAAATACTCGCTCTGCTATGACTAAAATATGCCATATAACTCCTAAATAGGGAAGCATTCTTACCATAACAAGTCTCAATATTATGATCAAACTCGATGGGCAACTTAACTCATGTGTTATAGATTTTTATTAACTAGCCATCATTATGGCACCTCTAGTTTTTATTTATCTTTTATTCTAGATAGAAGAATATTCATTTGTATGAGTGGTGTTGAATGAATGGTCCATCTAATTTCAAAACAACAATGGAAAAACATCAATTTGAATCTAAAAACAAAACAACATTAAACCTATAGGGTTTAGGCTCTTTACaataacaaaaaaataataacaacatTTAACCTAACATATCTCAACAAACTCAACAACATTAGTGTTAAAATCATATCAAAATATCATACTTAATCTACATACATTTCCTTAAACCAAGTTAGAAATTAGGTTCAATAGATTTTAAATAGATGGTTTCCATTATGTATATCTAAATTGAACTTTTGataatattatatttttataagcattcactacgccaaaaaggttttttaacagcgcttttaaaagaaagcgctgtctaaggttaaaataaaaataaaacacggaaaatgttctaaaaaaataatgaaagcgctgtctaagggggggtcttagacagcgcttttagaaagcgctgtctaagacccccccttagagagcgcttttagaaagcgcttttaaatatagaccttagtcagcacttttgagaaagcgctgtttaaagtctttcaattaaaaaaatcTGTTCATTTCTTCATTTAGTTGCGGCTGCTTCTTCATTTCGCCGTGTGAAACCCTATTTCCCCTAAAACCTCTCCACAATGCCTCCCAAGCTCGACCCATCCCAAGTCGTCGAAGTTTACGTCCGCGTCACCGGAGGTGAAGTCGGAGCGGCGAGTTCCCTCGCTCCCAAGATCGGTCCCCTCGGTCTCTCCCCGAAAAAGATCGGAAATTGCCTATGGCGGAGGCGGGAGAGCCAAACAATATAAAACCTATATCATTTGTCTTGTTCCAAAGTCCTCTATCCGACTTCACCATCAATTTCATCTAATTCCTAACCAATCAACCAAATCGAGCCTAATGTCACAAGAACCCTAAATCAATCTTCCAGAAATTAAACGCAAGAGAAAGGAAGTTGATGCCAACTCATTTAGGGATTCAATTCCCTAGGCTAAGGTCTACATCTTGGCACAGGTTGAAGATGAACTGAAGGAGAAATGCAAAAGAGCTTATTGGCCGGAGTAGCTCTGACGTCTCTTCAAAGCGATTGACAATAAGCTCGAATATTCAAACTCCTATGTTACTTCAGGTAACTTCTACCAAAAACATCTCTTCAAGATTAAATTAATATCCTTATTCTTCTTCACTATGATCTCTTCTTCTACTATGAACTCTTGTTGTTGCTTTGAGAGGATTGAGAGGCTCTGCTTGAAGGAGATAGAGTGATTGAGAGAGAACTATGAGTTGGGAGAGAACTGTGAGGGATTGAATCTTCGCGTGAATGAATTGGAGAGGGAAGGTGTTTGTGTGTGAGGTTAAGAGGGAAACAAATAAGAGAGGTTGAGAGTATTTCTGGAAAAACGTGAACCCCCTTAAATGTGAAGTGTGAAGATGAATTTAAAGGGCTTTGAATCTGTTACGAAATGATACGTGAATTCAAATGAAATTCCATTTTCAGTTAGAAATGAAATGGTTTGTTAGtcaccaaattcaaattcaaattcaagtgAAATGTGAACGAAGATACATATACTGTTAGTTTGAAAATGAGTTGTTAAGTGTTAATTACGTTATGATGTTGCCCTGCTATATTCTGTTACAAACTGTTAGTTAACTTTGGATGGGTTCTTGTTAGTTTAGTGTTTTTATGTTGAATGATAGCTCTTTTATGATTGTTACTTCTATGAATAGATGTatttattgttgttattgttttaTCCATGACTGCCAAATGATTCTTGATATTGCACTATTGTTTTCTAATTTGCTCGGTTATGTTGATGCACTGTTGATGAATGGAATGTTGAGCTTGCTGCAATTGTTGAATGATATGGTTGTTGCTTGAGGTGGGACTATTATGATGTATCGATGAATGCTTGATGTTTATTTGCAGGCCCAAAGGGAATTTAACATGGCATGGCAAGTGGATAGGTGGAGCATGGAAGAATCATTAGGTTAAGGCTGCCATTCAAAGCGAGATACCCTTTTTTATCTTTTGATCAAAACCATGTAACCATGTAACCATGTGATGGGATAGGATGTAGCATGGTGCTATGATGTAATAACATTTATGGATGGATTAGTTAATTTATAAATGATCCATGCACCATTAATAACATTGTTTTTCATGGATATGTGTTAATGAAAAACAATGTTTATGGATTTACTTATCTAATATGCGTGTGTCTCGGTTGGATGCACTGTTGATGGAAAGGATCCGAAGGATTTGCAGCAGGAAATCAATGATGGGGAAGAGGTGCAGCTCAAAATATAATTCCAAGTTCTAGCGGTGCTGCAAAGGTAAGAGATGGATGGCCATAAGAGTTTCTGTGCTTACCAATTACATTTATTAAATTAGTTTTGCACTTTGTGAAATTCCAGGCTGTTGGAAAAGTTCTTCCCGAGCTAAATGGAAAACTCACTGGAATGGCCTTTCGTGTTCCTACTCCTAATGTTTCTGTTGTGGACTTAACCTGTCGGCTTCAAAAGAATGCCTCCTATGAAGATGTTAAAGCAGCAATAAAGTATGTCTCTTACTTTTCTGACCCGGCTTATATTCTCTCATGTCGAGTTGTTTTGTACTAACCATTCGTTGGTTTTCTATTACTTTGCTACTGAAAAAAAATGAAGGCACGCTTCAGAGGGACAATTGAAGGGAATTCTTGGATACACAGATGAGGATGTTGTCTCTAATGACTTTGTTGGTGATTCAAGGTAAAGTAAATGTTGCTGTATTTCAAATTTAGATCACTATCAGCATCTTTAAGAGGACAGACTCTTGTGCCTTTTATCTAGTATACATGCTAAAATCTGGTATTATGCAcattttgaattttcatttaCATATGCTCAAAGCAGATTTTTATTTGTCTTAAAACTAAACTTTATTTATCTCGCTCTTTTATGATATTAGTCGCAGTTTTTTCTGTTGTGTTAGGATATGTTTGTTTGCCAAGTAAGCGttttaatttaaatgtatttcTTATTAACAGGTCGAGTATCTTTGATGCTAAGGCTGGGATTGGGCTTAGTAAGTCCTTTGTGAAGCTGGTCTCGTGGTATGACAATGAGTGGGGTTATAGGTATGTGTATATGTAATTACAACTAAAACTTTTACAGACTTGTGCATACAAATCTTAGTTTTAAATTGCACTCCACAACTATAATTGCGGATGTTGAAGTCTCAGCAACATTAAAACTACAATTTCCACAACTGCAATTTAAAACCATGCATGTAGGACATTTTTCAATACTCAACTTTTTGCTCATTTTTAAATTTTATCCATTGCAGCAACCGAGTGTTGGACCTTGTAGGGCACATGGCATTGGTGGGAGCCCACAATTGAACACCAATAGCGTCTCTTACTGTTGGTGTTGCCATTCTGATATTTCGTTTAGGTTAAAAATTAGTAGCTGCTTAGGTTCTCAGATTTTGATTTTTGATATTCATAAGATTGCAGACATATCTGATGCCCCTCCAACAGAGGAAGAAATAGATGACCATATCGTATGCATTGAGAATATAATAAAGAGGAATTGTCCTGGTTACCTGTTTTGAATTCATCTTCATATATAATTTAATATCTTTTAGAATGCTCGTGTGAGATGTGTCATTGACGTAGACAGTTAGTTATATGCATAACAGCACCTCTGAAGAACAATCCagtaaaaaaaaaacaattcAGTTCTTAATTATTTATAAAGTAATTACAGAACGATAGCAACCCCTGCCTTGTTTAGATATGCATGCATGCGATGGTTAGAATTAAATGATATAAACGAGGCAACCACAGCGCATCTAGTTACTGTAACTTTAGTAGTTTTGATTAGAGTTATTTTTGTAGTTTTAATATATTAGTAATTTTTGtattggtttgaattggtatatatatatatatttgttagccaaaaattggtagaaaaaaggccaaaatggcatatataaaatgtgataattgtctgtcaaaatctggttgaaaacaggtagaaattctggtttataaacctggaaaaaatgtggtttaaaacaaaagcttcaaaaaatttcgtataccttagacagcgcttttgtaaaaagcgctgtctaagggggggattagaaagcgctttaggcaaaagcgctgtctaaggggggggcttagacagcgctttttgaaaagcgctgtctaaggtatacctaaaaaaattaaaataggaaggtcttagaaagcgcttttggccaaagcgctgtctaaggggttggggcttagacagcgcttttcaaaagcgctgtctaaggtatacctaaaaaatttaaaataagagggtcttatagagcgcttttggccaaagcgctgtctagggggggggggggcttagacagcgcttttaagatttaaaaaagcgctgtctaaacctttagcagcggaggtttagacagcgctttaaagcgctgtctaaggctaaaaaaagcgctgtctaaggtcttgtttgttgtagtgattAAATCTCTACATTGGTGAATGTTGATTTAGATTATACAATGTATATGAATAATTGAATTTCTGAACttaatgaaataaaataaaataaaatagaggTTGAATTATgttaaaatatatttttaaacaCACACAATTTATAAAAACTTTTTATAATCACTACAAAGCTCCAAAAACCTTTTcaagaaaaataaatatataacAAAGTGGAAAAGATATTTGTATGTTAGAGTGCATTCATGCAATGAACGAGTTTTGCTTAAATCTCAATAACAACACTATACCTTCaaactcaataacaacaacaataaaacatttacttatctcaacaaaacaacaaaataaaaCCTTTAATAGCAatcgcaacaacaacaacaacaacaacaacaacaacaacaataataataataataataataataataataataataataataataataataataataataataataatagatagatagatagatagatagatagatagatagatagatagatagataaacTTCGATCTCAATCTCAAAACAAAAAAAGACTATCATAAAAGAGGGCCTGTGATAGAATGAGTTTCAAAGCAACAACAAAAATGGATAAATCTTTGGTATTTAGGCTCttaacaacaataacaacaacaacaacaacaacaatattaaatATAACATATCTTAACAACCCCAATAACATTACTCTTAAATGCACCCTAGAGATATTTTACATACCAAAAAAGTTGATGAGAAAGTCAAAGAACTAAATATTATTGAGAGcgtatcaagtgtgagtagtgtgggtaatagtcccacattgattgggaatatggagacttgagcatttataagtgagagaactcacCCACCTatatcaccttaagattttgggtgaatatgtgatgtgcctctcacaaaggtgttgctctaaaagaAGAAGTCACACAATcttcaatgctccctagtgaaaaactctCCCAATAAATGGTATCACGAACCTTTGGTTCAAGAAAGGGATCGgcttacttgtatcgaaagtcaacgacgccagtgtggtgaataagaaaaGTTCCGTTGAAGAATGTCAACAGTGCCAGTATGGTGAATAAGAAAAGTTTTATGCAgtacaagagtttgtggaagtaaaAAAGAGCTTTCACTTAAGGGGGAGCATTGCGGTGTGTCTCTCAaaaaggtgttgctctaaaagaagaagtctcagaatgttcaatgctccctagtgaaaaaaCTTCCCCAACAAATATCATTTGAGTTTCGTATTTCCTTCTTGCGAGTATTTACAAGTTCTTTTGTTGATTTCAATCTTCATCTTTCCTTGGTTCAaaaaggtgttgctctaaaagaagaagtctcagaatgttcaatgctccctagtgaaaaaaCTTCCCCAACAAATATCATTTGAGTTTCGTATTTCCTTCTTGCGAGTATTTACAAGTTCTTTTGTTGATTTCAATCTTCATCTTTCCTTGGTTCATAGGAGTTGGAGAATATACAACGGAGTTCGACCTAATTTGCTGAAGAAGGGTTAGAAAAGATAAGATGGTGAAGAAATTAAGATGATACAATACTTTCGAGTTTAGTGTTTTAGTTATCTCTTTGTTAATGGAGATGATAAGTTTTGTTAGGGCTCAAATATGTTATTCATAAAGCCTGCATGTGATATTCGTAAGGAAAACTAAAAATACAAGGTAAAACTCTGTTTCTTGAAAAACGACAAAACATTTCTCTATGGTTGGAACATACAACCATGGTGAAATCCTATTTATTTTATTCTTAGCAAGGGTCAATCTTTTTAacaatttaattatttttataaaaagaGTCTAACATTTCACACTGTTGCAAAATCCAAGAGTGGGAAAAGTGACttgtttttaatttaaaaataaaataaaaaggaaagCGCAACTTTAATGGTAAATAAATCACAAAGTTGTTGGCGCTTGGACTAGAACCCATGTCCAGTTCAAGTTTTCCCCACCGTTGAAATTCCATCCGTGGGGAAATATAAATTATTTgtaatttaaaaataaaaaagaaaggcGCCAGATTTTAAAGTTTTCACAGCGGTCCTTTTTTAAAATGTGGTGAAAGCTTcttcataaaatatattatttgttGTAGTGGTACAAAGATCTTACCAATCATGCTTCTGAATATTGTTGGACCGAGAAGAATTTTGTGAGCTTCAATACGTAATTTGTGACTAGGATTCATGGAAATGGATGTGTGTTTTGATTCAAGAAGTCATGCCTTTTGGAGAAGGGTAAGAGCTTACTTGCATTGGCAAAGAAAGATTCATTGGGAGGATTCAGTCATCTGAAAGCTAAGAAAGTACTTTAGGTGCCACAAATATTTAATGTGTGAGTTAGTATCCAAAACCGATTTGATTTTTTGTATTTCTGAAGATACTATAGTCTGCAAGGATAAGATCATCAAAATAGATAAGaatgacaataaaataaatatcATTTTTCTTTGTGAAGAGGGAGTTATTATATTTAGACTGATTAAGTCCCAAATCAGATAAAGTTAAGGTTAATTTGGTATTCAAATGTATGTTCACTTGCTTTAAAGCCATATATGGGTTTATTATGTTTGAAAACTAgatttttatttgaaattttcAAGCTAGAAGGACACTTCATATAAACTATAAAGTTGGTGTAAATGTCATTTTTTAGAGAATGATATATATAGGAGAAGCCTAATAATTGTCATTTTAATAATAAGGCCCTGATACCATCTTAACATATGACTTTGATCTATCATCTTTCTAATAATGAGAGAAAGGGAAAATAAAATAGGCTTAAATGCATTTTTAGTCCCCCTACTTTgatgttttttaatttttaatccCCCCATTTTTAAAAACTAGTTTTTTGGTCCCCTGAACTTTACATCACTTTGGATTTGGTTGGTCCCCCTTCAATTTTGCATATGCGGTATTGATGATTACgataaaaaataataattttaatgAAATGTCAATGATGATTAGACTgatttattatttaatatttttttacataattaattaataattaattaagCATTTTTAGAAATTAGttaattaaaattttgaaaaGTACTTTAGACCTTAAGCCCGTATAATTTCAACACTAGCCCAATATCCATGTTTGTAAGTTGTAGTATTAATGAGTTATATAAACACTAACCACATtgatgtcaagagaggaaagcTGACTTTCAAAGTAAGAGAAGAGGAGATTGAATTTATTCTAGCAAAACTTCTGAAGAGCCCTTCTTTAATGGATTCTTGTTGTTTGGTGGATTTGATAACCAGTTGTATTCAAGAGAGCACACTGAAACCTTCTCCGACCAATAATTTGGAAGATTTCTAACTTGGTAGCCTTAAAGTTGAGAAGGATGATACCAAAGCTAAGGTTTATGGAGAAATTTTGAACGAGAGTACCATCCCCGCTAACAAGGCTTTGAAATACATATTGTGAAAAGTGATGAAACTAAGAACCATATACCCTATTTAGGGTTAAAGAAGAGTAATTCTAAGGATGTAATACCTCGTATTTCCTTAAATGCCTAAATTCCTATTAAGTGAGATCAACTtagttcctatgtgctctaaaagttgcCAATTGGGATAAATAGAGCAAATAGTGAGTCcaggttgacttaattaatattattggGAACTGACCTTTTATGaattgggacattttggtaacactaataatgggtcaatagctcCGGCAGAACAAATATTACAAGTGTGGTGtcacttgagatatttgttactACCTGTAACCTTTTCCAACCACATGTTTCTATTAGCCACTTGCATTTGGTCTTTGAATCACTCATCACCACATGTTTCTACCTACCACATGCCACTTCATTTGTTTTATGTATCAGAAAGTATAGAAAGATAGAGAAAGCTCAAGAAAAGAAAGGAAATCAAGTCtagtggagaagaagaagaagaagaagaagaagaagaaggaaaacttggaaccaacaccatcatcttcatcctcatctcatcttcaacaacttctcctcttcaatttcttgaggtgggttctagttagaaactcTAGGTTTCTAGAAAAGTTAGGGTTGTAGAATGTTAGAAAAATCATGATAATCCATGCTATATAATGAATATGTTCTTGCTCTTGTTGACTTCCATGAACATGTACTTTGTTGTGTTCTTATATTAGTTATGATAACATGATTTGTTATGGTTGGGGTGAAATGATTGGTTGTGATTATAATCTTGAAAATCCTTGTGATTGTGAGCTTGAAATCCTTGATTTATATGTGTATGAGAACATGTAATATGATGGGTTGTTGTTGGAAGAAGTAGTGGTAATTGTAGAAATGGTAGAACAGAGGAAAATGGTATTTGTGAGGTGAAATGAGAAAATGTGAATGGATAAATCGATTGGCCTCTGTCA containing:
- the LOC127087914 gene encoding glyceraldehyde-3-phosphate dehydrogenase GAPCP1, chloroplastic, with amino-acid sequence MAFRVPTPNVSVVDLTCRLQKNASYEDVKAAIKHASEGQLKGILGYTDEDVVSNDFVGDSRSSIFDAKAGIGLSKSFVKLVSWYDNEWGYSNRVLDLVGHMALVGAHN